In the Silene latifolia isolate original U9 population chromosome 1, ASM4854445v1, whole genome shotgun sequence genome, CCTTAGCACAATTACAATGCCATATAAGAACCTACAATGTGACTTAATGTCGGAGCCATAATTTACAATTTCGATGGCTAAATACAATTTCTTGAAAGTTTAGCAATCTAAAATAGCGAAACAGGACCGCCCTAACAAAGTTCCGTTAGCTATTCTTGATATTGGCCGAGGTTTTCAGGTTCATCTTCAGATCACTAATTTGCTGTACAATACTTTCCAACACCTGCGACGAGACCTTAATATTAGCTAGATAATAATCAATTTAAACGCCGATGAGTATGACCGTCTCATGTTATATTAACATGAGACCGATCCCATTTATCTACATAAATTTCACTCTCATATGGGTCAATCTCATGATAATATTATCAGACCGTCTCATATATAGATCCGTGTCTTATACCTGCTTAGTCTCTTCAACTGCAGCTTCCACGCCTCGAATTTTCTGCAAAATATAGAAAAAGTCACTAATTTGAGTCTGTTTTTTTTTGTAAGTAATTAGCTTTCAGAGAGACAaaattaattttgaatttttttcttaaaatggaGTTTAAATCCGAAATATTTACAAAAATGAGGCTCTTTTCAAAGTATTTACAagaaatgggtccacgtcatcacaaTGTACGAATTTCAAAAAAACAATTGTACCTTGTGATGGCGTGgaccaatttcttgtaaatacAGAGCCTCATTTTTGTAAATATTTCGGATTCAAACCgcatttaagaaaaaaaaatcattaatttTTACATTCTTAGCTTCTTCTGCCATGAGTTCAAGCTGGCTGATCATTTTCGACAATGCCGTATTATTTGCTCCTTCCTTACTCCATTCCAGAATTCTATGATCTGGTGTGCTTTGAGCGCTCAACTGCAATTACGAATCTTGTCATTATCCAGCAGTTAGGAACCCGGAAACCTCTTCGTGTAGTCGATTTCAAAACGATTTATGAAAAGTTTAGTCCAGGAAGGCGGAAATTAATGCTCCTGAAAATTCTTACCCAGGCTTCTTCAATAGTAGCAAAATCCCCATCATCCTTCATCTTAGCAGACTGTAACATAGAATTCATACATTACAAATACCGACATCTAATCGACTAATTTTAATCATACTGGTATATCAAAACTCAGAGCATTTACCTcgagttgctgtaaaatttctggaTCCTTCCAAGGTCCTTTATCGCTTAACAAACATCCGCCTTGGTTGGAACACGTGCATTCCCCACCTAGGAAAGCTGGCAAGTTACTGTAACAAATCGAGTTTTCCATCAGCTATTCATCTTACCTGTACTCGATTCTATGGACGCGCTTAAAGCGAGGGCGTACAGAAATACTACCTTGGATCAATGACTTCGACAAGTTTACTTCTGAAGTTACTCCCCAATACCTGGTAAAAAacagtaattttattttattttaatttttttttgttgggtAATGAGGGAACCGCAGCCGCTATTTTCGGTGCGCACTGGATAAACCCTCGGGTCAGGACCTGGTAAAAaacagtattttttttttttttttttgggtaacaAGAGAACCCGCAACCGCTACTTTCGGTGCACGTAAACCTCGGGTGTATATGATAGCCTGCAAATCACGTAAGACAGACTCGAAATCTATTAGGCATGGACTCAGGCCAAGAAAGCTCCACGATATTTCTCCCAGGAATTTCAACCAAGTTCACTAAACTCCACCCttgcggaaaaaaaaaaaaaaaacagtaatttTGGACACAGTTTAAATGTTGAATACAGGATAACAGGAAATGTGTGTAAATGAGTAAATGAATGTTTGTACTTGTATCTTAGCAGAAGTGTGTGAGTCGAGAAACGTCTTGAGCGCTTTCCAGAGGATCTTAAAGCTCGATCCAGCATTAATAATCAAGAGGCTGTTTAATGTCTGCAAATATTCATCCAAGGATGTAATTATAAACTCGGGGATTCGACCATAACAGGAAAATGAAGGTCTGTGTGTAATACCTCAGGGTAGTAATTGCTAGCAATCTTTTGAAACTCTGTGAAAAGATCTCTTGCAGAATTCGTAAAGCTCGAGACTCCCtgaaaaagaaagggaaggaaAATCACAACCAAGAATCGATTCAAACACATTAGACGCGACTAGAATCATTCAACAATAGTACTACTTAAGAGGTGATCAAATGCAGGTTCAGGCCGTATGCCGTGATCAATCAAGTTTCGGATGAGCTAAGTAGCCGAGCCTATGTTAATTTTTCAATATGCATTTGCCTATACCCGTTTTTTCAGTAAGTAGATTATACATTCGATGTACTACCACCAGTTttatagtttctgagcattataataaagtttttgagttttgttttaaaaattatgagttttactataaagtttctgagCTCATTCACTTACACATATAAGCTTAGTAATTTAATTTGAGTTTggacggaaaaaaaaaatttaaaatctaagttataaattttaataagctcagaaaaaatacacatatgctcaaaaacaaataaaatctgAAGTAGTACATCCGATATATGTTCCCTTTTCTCCCGTTTTTTGGCTAGGTTGTTTCGGTGTCTTGTTCTAGGAGACTAGAACAACCTTACTAGCTATACATTGATGTTAATGATATTTACACTTGACTTTTTTCCGTGAGGAGAATTTTGAAAAACGTAAAGAATCAGTTGAGTTGGAGGAAGCACAATAGGAAATTTAATTTCATACCAGGCCCTTAACATCTAAAATGGCAGTGGTAGAAACAATTTGCTTTCGAGCGAAAATGGTGCAGGCAGGGAACCTCAACCGAGCAGTTTTCTCTTGTTCATAGACATGGTGTTTTACCAATCTTTCGACAGTAGTGACTCGTAAAAGAGCATTGATATCTAGCATTCCTATCCTCTCTATGTACACCGGTCTACCAAATCGATCAACGCCATGAAAGCCGTGTGGGTAATGTTTTTGAACTTGTTGGTACTCATCGAACTTGAACTCCTGGAAGGTTGTTTTACTTTCGAAGTAAGCATAAGCGCGATTAAATAGACGCTTTTGGCGCTATTAATTGACTAGAGCACAAATAGGATACAACCAAgttataagaatccgagcttatatgtattttttctgagctaactcaaagttcatgtttttaatgtgtaaatggatgagttcaATACTTTTTAATAAAGctcatacggagtattatttaacataaagctcggatactttatcacaaaacTCAGATATATAATTCATGAGTTGTGAGTAGAGTTGGTACATAACCTTGTAAATGGCATCAACCCCAAACTCTGCCCTCCATTTTAGATACTTCAAAAATGAATCTTTCGCTTTCAAAATGTCATAATCTCTCATTCGTACAAAACTGTAACAAGATTTACGATTCAATAAAAAGGACCAAAACACGTATACAAATGATGTTAGAACACACCTGGTTGATGATGTTAAGTTtaattgttatttgattgtttgctcttactTAAATTGCTTAGTGTTTGAAGCAATAAAAGGACGTCCATGAAGGCTCAAATGATCTAGATTGAAGTCAAGACAAAGATATTTCCTAGCCTTACGATTCAATAAAAAGGCTCAAACCCGTGTTCAAATGAGCATGTAGTATCGATTATGGAACTGAATATGTCTTAGCATAGTGGTTAAGGCAGAGGTGTTAATTAAAAAAGGACCTAAACCCGTATTCAAATGAgcatttaatgatcgattatgaagTTGAGGGTTCGACCAGAAAATGTCATTTTTAACCGAAAATGTCTTAACCTAGTGATTAATATGATTAATTAAGGTAAGAGGTATCGCGGACAGACAAAAGGGATGGATAAGAGATGGAACTATGGAAGCTAAGACAAAGAAATACCGCAAAAGAGTATGGTAATCACAGAGCTTTGTCGGTAGCTGCCCATCAAGGAGGAGCGAGTCGCGCAATAATTGAACGGCTTGATCGTCTTTCGGATCCTCCTCCGTTGTACATTTGCCTCTCCAAACTTGTTTGCTTAATGTATGAAGGTACTTCAATGATGAAGAC is a window encoding:
- the LOC141642831 gene encoding phosphatidylinositol/phosphatidylcholine transfer protein SFH11-like, whose amino-acid sequence is MRSSSLKYLHTLSKQVWRGKCTTEEDPKDDQAVQLLRDSLLLDGQLPTKLCDYHTLLRFVRMRDYDILKAKDSFLKYLKWRAEFGVDAIYKEFKFDEYQQVQKHYPHGFHGVDRFGRPVYIERIGMLDINALLRVTTVERLVKHHVYEQEKTARLRFPACTIFARKQIVSTTAILDVKGLGVSSFTNSARDLFTEFQKIASNYYPETLNSLLIINAGSSFKILWKALKTFLDSHTSAKIQVLGSNFRSKLVEVIDPSNLPAFLGGECTCSNQGGCLLSDKGPWKDPEILQQLESAKMKDDGDFATIEEAWLSAQSTPDHRILEWSKEGANNTALSKMISQLELMAEEAKNKIRGVEAAVEETKQVLESIVQQISDLKMNLKTSANIKNS